Proteins from a single region of Candidatus Margulisiibacteriota bacterium:
- the dnaG gene encoding DNA primase → MEPVIENSRIEEIREKADIVEVISGYTALKKKGKNYLALCPFHSEKTPSFTVSQEKQLFHCFGCGQGGNVFTFLMKIENVAFAEAVKLVADRVGIEFSVDAASAEKQLRQDNRALYAALDKAADFFQLNLEKDEAAKKYAAERGLTQKILDFFRIGSAPDGWDGLYKHLTQASFSPADIEKAGLIIKKEDGSSYYDRFRKRLMFPIWDIQGRVIGFGARSLDGSSPKYINSPESPVYSKGSVLYGLNFSKDRIKEEKRAYLVEGYMDFIRCYAHGIKNIAASSGTSLTPLQIKALGRLCPELVLVFDSDEAGAEASRRTIDLMREMELYPKVVTLAGGKDPDELIKKEGAERFRELLKAALPATRYRIDSAIRTHNIKEAEGKAQAARKCAAILSQEKNRIVRDEYIKYAAQRLGIDPDSLLSEIKRSSFYGRRSVQSAPLKRPGSKVLKAERTLIKLWMEEPSVRETLKGSVLPQEFSDPVSKNIFELLLTFEGMEEEKPYASVTDLLKGEEEKRLLSQIALDRHEIVDPGAMLKDCSCVLKANSIKSGIEALRQQMKEAEEAKDIEKLGSLQAQYLEHHGRLMSL, encoded by the coding sequence ATGGAACCTGTGATAGAGAACTCCAGGATAGAAGAGATAAGGGAAAAAGCGGACATAGTGGAGGTGATATCCGGCTATACCGCTCTTAAGAAAAAAGGCAAGAATTATCTTGCCCTTTGCCCTTTCCACAGCGAAAAGACGCCCTCTTTTACCGTAAGCCAGGAAAAACAGCTCTTTCACTGTTTTGGCTGCGGCCAGGGGGGAAATGTTTTCACTTTTTTGATGAAGATAGAGAATGTTGCTTTTGCCGAAGCGGTAAAACTGGTGGCCGACAGGGTCGGGATAGAATTTTCTGTTGATGCCGCCTCAGCGGAAAAGCAATTAAGGCAGGACAACAGGGCGCTTTATGCCGCACTCGACAAAGCCGCCGACTTTTTCCAGTTGAATCTGGAAAAGGACGAGGCTGCAAAAAAATACGCCGCCGAAAGAGGGCTGACCCAAAAGATACTCGATTTTTTCCGCATTGGCTCTGCTCCGGACGGCTGGGATGGCCTCTACAAACACCTGACGCAGGCCTCCTTTTCCCCCGCAGACATCGAAAAGGCCGGGCTGATAATCAAAAAAGAGGACGGCTCATCTTATTACGACCGCTTCCGAAAAAGGCTGATGTTCCCCATCTGGGATATCCAGGGCAGGGTGATCGGCTTTGGAGCAAGGTCGCTTGACGGGAGTTCTCCAAAATATATAAACTCGCCTGAATCGCCCGTGTACAGCAAGGGCTCTGTCCTTTACGGCCTCAACTTTAGCAAGGACAGGATAAAGGAAGAAAAAAGGGCTTACCTGGTAGAGGGATATATGGACTTTATCCGCTGCTACGCTCACGGGATAAAGAATATCGCGGCTTCTTCGGGCACCTCGCTGACGCCCCTGCAGATAAAGGCGCTTGGCAGGCTCTGTCCGGAGCTGGTCCTGGTGTTTGACAGCGACGAGGCCGGGGCCGAGGCCTCGCGCAGAACGATAGACCTGATGAGGGAGATGGAGCTTTATCCCAAGGTGGTAACGCTTGCCGGAGGAAAAGATCCGGACGAACTGATAAAAAAAGAAGGAGCAGAGCGCTTTAGGGAACTGCTAAAGGCGGCGCTTCCTGCAACGCGGTACAGGATAGATTCCGCGATAAGGACGCACAATATTAAGGAGGCCGAGGGCAAAGCACAGGCCGCAAGAAAATGCGCCGCCATCCTGTCGCAGGAAAAGAACCGGATAGTCAGGGACGAATACATAAAGTACGCCGCTCAGAGGCTCGGCATAGATCCGGACAGCCTGCTTTCCGAGATAAAAAGGTCTTCTTTTTACGGCAGAAGGTCCGTGCAGAGCGCTCCGCTAAAGAGGCCGGGCTCAAAAGTGCTCAAGGCCGAAAGGACCCTGATAAAACTTTGGATGGAAGAGCCCTCTGTCAGGGAAACCCTGAAAGGCTCCGTACTGCCTCAGGAATTTTCGGACCCTGTATCAAAGAACATCTTTGAACTGCTGCTTACTTTTGAAGGTATGGAAGAAGAAAAGCCGTACGCTTCGGTGACCGATCTGCTCAAGGGAGAGGAGGAAAAGAGGCTGCTTTCGCAGATAGCGCTTGACCGGCACGAGATAGTGGACCCGGGCGCCATGCTAAAGGACTGCTCCTGCGTTCTCAAGGCCAATTCGATCAAGTCGGGGATAGAGGCGCTTAGACAACAGATGAAGGAGGCAGAGGAGGCAAAGGACATAGAAAAGCTCGGCAGCCTTCAGGCTCAGTATCTGGAGCATCACGGAAGGTTGATGTCTTTGTGA
- a CDS encoding deoxyguanosinetriphosphate triphosphohydrolase, whose amino-acid sequence MQNIRRLTEEREKKFLSERASLSVKGGKRAKSEAPCPIRTCYQRDRDRIVHSKAFRRLKHKTQVFISPTGDHYRTRLTHTLEVAQIARTIARALGLNEDLTEAVALGHDLGHTPFGHAGESVLDKLLKKYGLSFDHNIQSLHVADNIEKLNLTPEVRNGILNHPWTFPSASTLEGSIVRYADRIAYINHDIDDSIRSGIIKKKDLPAGYRKFIGSDTVNAFVKDLVLSSAGKNIVRMSKKGESVLHGLYRFMFKKVYTSPTSIRENKKVEHVLTCLFDHFMKEPRLVPGFKKGKGKKALAALIRDHIAGMTDRYAIAVFMGLFVPSEWNL is encoded by the coding sequence ATGCAAAATATCCGCCGGCTTACGGAGGAGAGGGAAAAAAAGTTCCTCTCCGAAAGGGCTTCTCTTTCCGTAAAGGGGGGAAAGCGCGCAAAAAGCGAGGCCCCCTGCCCTATCAGGACCTGCTACCAGAGGGACCGCGATCGGATAGTGCATTCAAAGGCCTTCAGAAGGTTAAAGCACAAGACGCAGGTCTTTATCTCCCCAACCGGGGACCACTACAGGACCAGGCTTACCCACACTCTGGAAGTGGCCCAGATAGCAAGGACGATAGCAAGGGCGCTGGGGCTTAACGAAGACCTGACCGAGGCGGTAGCTCTGGGACACGACCTGGGGCACACGCCCTTTGGCCATGCGGGAGAATCCGTTCTGGACAAACTGCTTAAGAAGTACGGCCTTTCTTTTGACCACAACATCCAGAGCCTGCATGTGGCGGATAACATAGAAAAGCTCAATCTGACCCCCGAGGTAAGGAACGGGATACTGAACCATCCCTGGACTTTTCCCAGCGCCAGCACTCTGGAGGGTTCTATTGTGCGCTACGCCGACAGGATAGCCTATATCAATCATGATATTGACGACTCGATACGCTCGGGCATCATAAAAAAGAAGGACCTTCCTGCAGGTTATAGAAAGTTCATAGGCAGCGACACGGTGAACGCTTTTGTGAAAGACCTGGTGCTCAGCAGCGCCGGAAAGAACATTGTCAGAATGAGCAAAAAGGGAGAAAGCGTCCTGCACGGGCTCTACAGGTTCATGTTCAAAAAGGTCTATACTTCGCCGACCTCAATTAGAGAGAATAAAAAAGTGGAGCATGTTCTGACCTGCCTGTTCGACCATTTTATGAAAGAGCCGAGACTTGTCCCCGGATTCAAAAAAGGCAAGGGCAAAAAAGCCCTGGCCGCTCTCATAAGGGATCACATCGCCGGGATGACCGACAGGTATGCCATAGCGGTCTTCATGGGCCTGTTCGTGCCGTCGGAATGGAACCTGTGA